Proteins encoded in a region of the Polynucleobacter antarcticus genome:
- a CDS encoding tyrosine-type recombinase/integrase has translation MPAEPYLFVQYICKLTGSGRSSAGIRRALCGLSAVHKLNRFEDPSKDPDVALEMRRMHRKLGRSSKQAGGINADTLEKLILATDNSVRGIRDRALLLVAYDTLCRRSELVSLQVKDVKTIIKNGIETSSILLRKSKTDQDSTGKWLHLTQRAHIALVEWIKGLPENQKLLFCGLNRSLDVSPQIGAGQINRIYKRLAKKAELDELVIKGISGHSMRVGAAQDLLNSGASMPIIMQRGRWSKTDTVMRYVEHI, from the coding sequence TTGCCTGCAGAACCCTATTTATTTGTTCAATATATTTGTAAGTTAACGGGTAGTGGCAGATCTTCAGCAGGCATTCGCCGAGCGTTATGCGGACTGTCTGCTGTTCATAAACTTAATCGCTTTGAAGATCCCTCCAAAGATCCCGATGTAGCATTAGAGATGCGTAGGATGCATCGAAAGCTAGGCCGATCATCGAAACAAGCTGGTGGCATTAATGCCGATACTTTAGAAAAGTTGATATTAGCTACCGATAATTCAGTTAGAGGAATTCGGGATCGTGCCCTATTGCTAGTAGCATATGACACTTTATGTAGACGTAGCGAACTAGTATCGCTGCAAGTCAAGGATGTCAAAACAATTATTAAGAATGGTATTGAGACCTCATCTATTCTTCTGCGAAAAAGCAAAACAGATCAAGACTCCACAGGAAAGTGGTTACATTTAACGCAAAGAGCTCACATTGCACTAGTAGAGTGGATAAAGGGACTCCCTGAAAATCAGAAATTGCTATTTTGTGGGCTTAATCGTTCGCTAGATGTAAGCCCACAAATTGGAGCGGGCCAGATAAATCGAATCTATAAAAGGCTTGCTAAAAAAGCTGAGTTAGATGAATTAGTCATTAAGGGCATCAGTGGTCACTCTATGAGAGTAGGTGCAGCTCAAGATTTATTGAATTCAGGAGCTAGCATGCCAATCATCATGCAACGTGGAAGGTGGTCAAAAACCGATACGGTCATGAGGTATGTCGAGCACATTTAA